In one window of Agromyces badenianii DNA:
- a CDS encoding DNA-3-methyladenine glycosylase family protein, which yields MLADHALSWRPRHPTDLRQTIGVLRRGGGDPSFHLDSSGAVWRATRTPDGDATLRLTQPEADELRCEAWGPGAAAAVAQAPELLGAGDDPTGFVPGLRLLDDAHRGNPGLRIPRTAQVFEALAAAILEQKVITLQAHDSWRRLLTRFGSPAPGPTPRPMRVAPSPEAWRSIPSWEWHRAGVDPKRARTLQNAARYAPKLEAVVEMSPEDAAARLTLMPGIGPWTVAEVAQRALGDADALSVGDYHLSNYVGHALAGRDMTDDEMLETLEPWRGHRHRVVRLLGAAGVRGRPRRGPRMTFVDHRAI from the coding sequence GTGCTCGCCGACCACGCCCTCAGCTGGCGGCCGCGGCATCCGACCGATCTGCGGCAGACGATCGGGGTGCTGCGCCGCGGCGGCGGCGACCCGTCGTTCCACCTCGACTCGAGCGGCGCGGTGTGGCGCGCGACCCGCACCCCCGACGGGGACGCGACGCTGCGACTGACCCAGCCGGAGGCCGACGAGCTGCGCTGCGAGGCCTGGGGGCCTGGTGCCGCGGCGGCGGTCGCGCAGGCGCCCGAACTGCTCGGCGCGGGCGACGATCCGACCGGGTTCGTGCCTGGGTTGCGGCTGCTCGACGACGCGCATCGCGGAAACCCCGGACTCCGCATCCCGCGCACCGCGCAGGTCTTCGAGGCGCTGGCGGCTGCGATCCTCGAGCAGAAGGTCATCACGCTGCAGGCGCACGACTCGTGGCGCCGGCTGCTGACCCGGTTCGGCAGCCCGGCGCCGGGCCCGACTCCGCGGCCGATGCGCGTCGCGCCGTCGCCCGAGGCGTGGCGGTCGATCCCGAGCTGGGAGTGGCACCGGGCCGGCGTCGACCCCAAGCGGGCCCGCACCCTGCAGAACGCCGCACGGTACGCACCGAAGCTCGAGGCGGTCGTCGAGATGAGCCCAGAGGATGCCGCGGCTCGCCTCACCCTCATGCCCGGCATCGGCCCGTGGACCGTCGCCGAGGTGGCCCAGCGCGCGCTCGGCGATGCCGACGCCCTCTCGGTGGGCGACTACCACCTCTCGAACTACGTCGGCCACGCCCTCGCGGGGCGCGACATGACCGACGACGAGATGCTCGAGACGCTCGAGCCCTGGCGCGGCCACCGGCACCGCGTGGTGCGGTTGCTCGGCGCTGCCGGCGTGCGCGGCCGACCGCGACGCGGGCCGCGCATGACGTTCGTCGACCACCGGGCGATCTGA
- a CDS encoding NADPH-dependent F420 reductase, producing the protein MTNIAPTDIGIIGAGHIGGTLARGLVALGHRVTIANSRGPETLAELVAELGPNAKAGTPTEAAEAGEFVIVTVPLKAYRDIPAEPLAGKIVIDTNNYYWERDGHVAELDAGEATVSGLLQAHLPQSKVAKGFNHITSTSILTDGTPAGTPERRALATASDFEEAAALVTALYDDLGYDTVVIGPLEESWRAERDQPAYVSSQNRDELVANLARAERAGAERVTAE; encoded by the coding sequence ATGACAAACATCGCACCCACAGACATCGGAATCATCGGCGCCGGCCACATCGGCGGCACGCTCGCACGAGGGCTCGTGGCACTCGGCCACCGGGTGACCATCGCCAACTCGCGCGGCCCCGAGACGCTCGCCGAGCTCGTCGCCGAACTCGGCCCGAACGCGAAGGCCGGCACGCCGACCGAGGCGGCCGAAGCCGGGGAGTTCGTCATCGTGACGGTGCCCTTGAAGGCGTACCGGGACATCCCGGCCGAGCCGCTCGCCGGCAAGATCGTGATCGACACGAACAACTACTACTGGGAACGCGACGGCCACGTGGCCGAGCTCGACGCCGGAGAGGCCACGGTGTCGGGGCTGCTGCAGGCGCACCTGCCCCAGTCGAAGGTCGCGAAGGGCTTCAACCACATCACCTCGACGTCGATCCTCACCGACGGCACGCCGGCCGGTACGCCCGAGCGCCGGGCCCTCGCCACGGCGAGCGACTTCGAGGAGGCGGCGGCGCTCGTGACCGCACTCTACGACGACCTCGGGTACGACACGGTCGTCATCGGCCCGCTCGAGGAGAGCTGGCGCGCCGAGCGCGACCAGCCCGCCTACGTGTCGTCGCAGAACCGCGACGAGCTCGTCGCGAACCTCGCGCGAGCGGAGCGCGCCGGAGCGGAGCGCGTCACCGCGGAGTAG
- a CDS encoding BMP family ABC transporter substrate-binding protein: MFLAACSGAGGGGEETAAADAQRVLLVSNQPLDPGTSGGEIVADGLDVCAEEGWETQSIVVADVNQYESTLRTAARDGYDLIATTFPPMSDATVAVADESADTDFVAIYQFTNIESDDVHPNIASSSFSYEQTGYLWGVAAATLSESGLVGVVNGMAEPGSNTVINGAIQGAASVRPDLEFTVTYTNSYTDPAKGSENAAALLNEGADVLFAMADQSNIGVIDTAKDASTIVIGDTAQRIESYPEGIVATQPLTFGEPLADACRGDFAGGEHTVYELSTKGAQQILDEVAAWAEASGSPKGADVVEAVNAAWAAIESGDVVVEADPAEPGTGN, from the coding sequence ATGTTCCTCGCCGCGTGTTCGGGAGCAGGGGGAGGTGGTGAGGAGACGGCCGCAGCCGACGCGCAACGCGTGCTGCTCGTCTCGAACCAGCCGCTCGACCCCGGCACCTCGGGCGGCGAGATCGTCGCCGACGGCCTCGACGTCTGCGCGGAGGAGGGCTGGGAGACCCAGTCGATCGTCGTGGCCGACGTCAACCAGTACGAGTCGACGCTGCGCACCGCGGCGCGCGACGGGTACGACCTCATCGCGACGACCTTCCCGCCGATGAGCGACGCCACCGTCGCCGTCGCCGACGAGAGCGCCGACACCGACTTCGTCGCGATCTACCAGTTCACGAACATCGAGTCCGACGACGTGCACCCCAACATCGCCAGCAGCAGCTTCTCGTACGAGCAGACCGGCTACCTCTGGGGCGTCGCCGCGGCGACCCTCAGCGAGTCCGGCCTCGTCGGCGTCGTGAACGGCATGGCGGAGCCCGGCAGCAACACGGTCATCAACGGCGCCATCCAGGGCGCTGCGAGCGTGCGGCCCGACCTCGAGTTCACGGTGACCTACACGAACTCGTACACCGACCCGGCCAAGGGCAGCGAGAACGCGGCGGCCCTGCTCAACGAGGGTGCCGACGTGCTGTTCGCGATGGCCGACCAGTCGAACATCGGTGTGATCGACACCGCGAAGGACGCGAGCACGATCGTGATCGGCGACACGGCGCAGCGCATCGAGAGCTACCCCGAGGGCATCGTCGCGACCCAGCCGCTGACCTTCGGCGAGCCGCTCGCCGACGCCTGCCGCGGTGACTTCGCCGGTGGCGAGCACACCGTGTACGAGTTGAGCACCAAGGGCGCGCAGCAGATCCTCGACGAGGTCGCGGCCTGGGCCGAGGCATCCGGTTCGCCGAAGGGCGCCGACGTGGTCGAGGCCGTCAACGCGGCCTGGGCGGCGATCGAGTCCGGCGACGTCGTCGTCGAAGCCGACCCCGCCGAACCCGGCACCGGGAACTGA
- a CDS encoding ABC transporter ATP-binding protein yields the protein MTNTRTRPETMRDTMAVELSGVTKRYGELTALDDVSLVVRPGTVHGLIGENGAGKSTLSKIMFGMVAPDRGSVRVLGTDTTSTSAARAAGVGMVHQHFAQAPSMSVLENLALAARASDERRILSLREVGRRAQDVAGRLGFDLDLRARVEKLSVGARQRIEIVKALQHGARVLLLDEPTAVLAPAEIAELVELMRGLAETGTAVVFVSHKLEEVRAACDEVTVLRRGRVAARLDGAGLSARALARAMTGDDPVRAPKAAVDPGPAALLVRELHARDDRGRPAVTGAGLSIHEGEIVGIAGIDGNGQEEFVEAIAGLRGVESGGIELHGTSLAGRKPREIRGLGVAHIASDRLETGVAPTLSIQDNVVAARYCDPEHARFGFTRPRPAREAVEQAIADYDIRGASPALPIGALSGGNMQKVVVARELANSPAVLLAAHPTRGVDLKAIERIHAAILGARARGCAIMLLSTELDELLALSDRIVVFSRGRIVAELDPAKTDPAEIGVYMTGATPTAVTPAIPPTPPAAPDAGHLTERTAVPS from the coding sequence GTGACGAACACCCGAACCCGACCCGAGACCATGCGCGACACGATGGCGGTGGAACTGAGCGGCGTCACCAAGCGGTATGGCGAGCTCACCGCCCTCGACGATGTCTCGCTCGTCGTGCGACCCGGCACGGTGCACGGACTGATCGGTGAGAACGGCGCAGGCAAGTCGACGCTCTCGAAGATCATGTTCGGCATGGTGGCGCCGGATCGCGGGTCGGTGAGGGTGCTCGGCACCGACACCACGTCCACCTCGGCGGCTCGCGCCGCCGGGGTGGGCATGGTGCACCAGCACTTCGCGCAGGCTCCGTCGATGAGCGTGCTCGAGAACCTGGCGCTCGCGGCGCGCGCGAGCGACGAACGGAGGATCCTGAGCCTTCGCGAGGTCGGCCGACGGGCACAGGATGTCGCGGGCCGCCTCGGCTTCGACCTCGACCTCCGAGCGCGCGTCGAGAAGCTCTCGGTCGGCGCCCGCCAGCGCATCGAGATCGTGAAGGCCCTGCAGCACGGTGCCCGCGTGCTGCTCCTCGACGAGCCGACCGCGGTGCTCGCCCCCGCCGAGATCGCCGAGCTCGTCGAGCTCATGCGCGGACTCGCCGAGACCGGCACCGCCGTCGTGTTCGTCTCCCACAAGCTCGAGGAGGTGCGAGCCGCCTGCGACGAGGTGACCGTGCTGCGGCGCGGCCGCGTCGCCGCGCGCCTCGACGGCGCCGGGCTCAGCGCCCGAGCGCTCGCCCGGGCGATGACGGGCGACGACCCCGTGCGTGCGCCCAAGGCTGCAGTCGACCCGGGGCCGGCGGCTCTCCTCGTGCGCGAGCTGCACGCGCGGGACGACCGCGGCCGCCCCGCGGTGACCGGCGCGGGACTCTCGATTCACGAGGGCGAGATCGTCGGCATCGCCGGCATCGACGGCAACGGGCAGGAGGAGTTCGTCGAGGCGATCGCAGGTCTCCGCGGCGTCGAATCCGGAGGCATCGAGCTTCACGGAACTTCCCTCGCCGGGCGCAAGCCGCGCGAGATCCGCGGTCTGGGGGTCGCGCACATCGCTTCGGATCGACTCGAGACGGGCGTCGCGCCGACGCTCAGCATCCAGGACAACGTCGTCGCGGCCCGCTACTGCGACCCCGAGCACGCGCGATTCGGGTTCACCCGCCCCCGCCCAGCTCGCGAGGCCGTCGAGCAGGCGATCGCCGACTACGACATCCGCGGCGCGTCGCCGGCACTGCCGATCGGTGCACTCTCGGGCGGCAACATGCAGAAGGTCGTCGTCGCTCGAGAGCTCGCCAACTCGCCCGCGGTGCTGCTCGCGGCGCATCCGACCCGCGGCGTCGACCTCAAGGCCATCGAGCGCATCCACGCCGCGATCCTCGGAGCGAGGGCGCGGGGCTGCGCCATCATGCTCCTGTCGACCGAGCTCGACGAACTGCTCGCCCTCTCCGACCGGATCGTCGTGTTCTCGCGGGGCCGCATCGTCGCCGAGCTCGATCCGGCGAAGACCGACCCGGCCGAGATCGGCGTCTACATGACCGGTGCCACGCCGACCGCCGTGACGCCGGCTATCCCACCCACCCCACCGGCCGCACCAGACGCCGGTCACCTCACCGAGCGAACGGCAGTGCCATCGTGA
- a CDS encoding ABC transporter permease: MNTRILRSVALRLVGLAAGLAASTLVMLVTGNDVGGFIDAIGAGFGSNLDSTLRWFAPLLLAGVAGVIAFRDGAFNLGLDGQIYLGAAASSVVALGVGRDLDPFLGVSLAIVAAIAAGAAVAGVCALLRLLFGTPEVITTLVMNPLCAIVVTLLVTGPLAPGGAAGNTESSEVIPEQLWLPSLSPHSLATAAVSIALAVVAIVAVYYRFTIWGFESRLFGAAPTFSFYAGVPNVRVFLRAMLVSGGIAGLVGATEVLGVQHRLAKGFNPGLGFDGIAVALVGDLSVVALVGVAFLFALLRQAGEVSQITLGIPSELVDVMIALIILTTSAHVVIRWTARRRFAPPPPPQPSAGDAPPADRHEKTSEPAQP, encoded by the coding sequence GTGAACACCAGGATCCTCCGCTCAGTCGCACTTCGCCTGGTCGGGCTCGCAGCCGGGCTCGCGGCATCCACCCTCGTCATGCTCGTGACCGGCAACGACGTCGGCGGATTCATCGACGCGATCGGTGCCGGCTTCGGCTCGAACCTCGACTCGACCCTGCGCTGGTTCGCCCCGCTGCTGCTCGCCGGCGTCGCCGGAGTGATCGCGTTCCGCGACGGCGCCTTCAACCTCGGCCTCGACGGCCAGATCTACCTCGGCGCCGCGGCGAGCAGCGTCGTCGCACTCGGGGTCGGCCGTGATCTCGACCCCTTCCTCGGCGTCAGCCTCGCGATCGTCGCGGCGATTGCCGCGGGAGCGGCCGTCGCCGGGGTGTGCGCACTGCTCCGCCTGCTCTTCGGCACCCCCGAGGTCATCACGACCCTCGTCATGAACCCGCTCTGCGCGATCGTCGTGACCCTGCTCGTGACCGGTCCGCTCGCGCCGGGCGGCGCCGCGGGCAACACCGAGTCGAGCGAGGTCATCCCCGAGCAGCTGTGGCTGCCGTCACTCTCGCCGCACTCGCTCGCCACGGCGGCCGTCTCGATCGCGCTCGCCGTCGTCGCCATCGTCGCCGTGTACTACCGCTTCACGATCTGGGGCTTCGAGTCCCGGCTCTTCGGTGCGGCCCCGACGTTCTCGTTCTACGCCGGGGTTCCGAACGTGCGGGTCTTCCTCCGCGCGATGCTCGTGAGCGGCGGCATCGCGGGTCTCGTGGGCGCGACCGAGGTGCTCGGCGTGCAGCACCGCCTGGCGAAGGGCTTCAACCCGGGCCTCGGGTTCGACGGCATCGCGGTCGCCCTCGTGGGCGACCTCTCCGTCGTCGCGCTCGTCGGTGTCGCGTTCCTCTTCGCCTTGCTCCGACAGGCCGGGGAGGTCTCGCAGATCACCCTCGGCATCCCCTCGGAGCTCGTCGACGTCATGATCGCGCTCATCATCCTGACGACGAGCGCGCACGTCGTGATCCGCTGGACGGCGCGTCGACGCTTCGCGCCCCCGCCCCCGCCTCAGCCGTCAGCCGGCGACGCACCACCCGCGGACCGCCACGAGAAGACATCGGAGCCGGCACAGCCATGA